In Mytilus edulis chromosome 4, xbMytEdul2.2, whole genome shotgun sequence, the following proteins share a genomic window:
- the LOC139521538 gene encoding craniofacial development protein 2-like, producing MGPNGIGEMNENSEIFVDFCAVNSLVIGGTLFPHKNCHKVTWVSPNGVTENQIDHIAISRRWRSSLQDVRNKRGADIASYHHLIIAKIRLKLLSTTKTKSRRKKFNVDLFKDLKVVQDYQILLQNEFSVLENLHDDETSINTAWEMTRDSIVQSSDETVGYLQQNRKQWMSENTWKIVNERLQVKEKVLTAITRQQKKQTQEQYSNKDKEVKETCKQDKRNFVELLAREAEAVCSKGDIKPYSTLQSNTILSRMKNEVDKLLRDEQAGFRQERSCIDQIATLRIIIMIIEQAIEWQTTLRNSKKDHQNDKTALRPIFLSSVEL from the exons ATGGGACCAAATGGAATCGGTGAAATGAATGAGAACAGTGAAATCTTTGTTGATTTCTGTGCTGTAAACAGTCTAGTAATAGGTGGTACACTCTTTCCCCATAAAAACTGCCACAAAGTTACTTGGGTTTCGCCAAATGGAGTGACAGAAAATCAAATAGACCATATCGCTATATCCCGAAGATGGAGGTCATCTCTACAAGATGTGCGAAACAAAAGAGGAGCCGATATAGCATCATATCACCACCTAATCATTGCAAAGATACGACTAAAACTActttcaacaacaaaaacaaagtcTAGAAGAAAGaaatttaatgttgatttattcAAAGACCTTAAAGTTGTTCAAGACTACCAAATTTTGCTACAAAACGAATTTAGTGTACTTGAAAACCTACATGATGACGAAACTAGCATCAACACAGCATGGGAAATGACCAGAGATTCTATTGTTCAATCCAGTGACGAAACTGTCGGTTACCTCCAACAAAACCGCAAGCAATGGATGTCAGAAAATACCTGGAAAATTGTCAACGAAAGACTACAAGTGAAAGAAAAAGTTCTAACTGCTATAACTAGACAACAGAAAAAACAGACACAAGAACAATATAGCAATAAAGATAAAGAGGTGAAGGAAACCTGCAAACAAGATAAAAGGAACTTTGTAGAACTACTAGCCAGAGAAGCCGAAGCCGTCTGTAGCAAGGGAGACATCAAACCCTATTCAACATTACAAAGCAA CACAATCCTTAGCAGAATGAAAAATGAAGTCGACAAGCTATTAAGAGATGAACAAGCTGGCTTTAGACAAGAAAGATCATGTATAGACCAAATAGCCACATTGAGaataatcatcatgatcatagaaCAGGCAATAGAATGGCAGACAACACTACGGAATTCAAAAAAAGATcatcaaaatgataaaactgCTCTACGACCAATTTTCCTGTCATCGGTGGAACTATGA